In Stomatohabitans albus, one genomic interval encodes:
- a CDS encoding NADH-quinone oxidoreductase subunit N: protein MSWPTVVAFGQAQTPEGFTIDPSLLQGLGATGGTPTIPWQSISVELVLFAAALIALALDAAKHQRKGMSFTILLISITLSVMGILFSTPSNSTLILGGAVGLLGIVQFVLAMTLSARPRLMVSLITWLGATIGLAMTINLWINDPKSLSVIDVTTGSTGSSLLDVNAYLNAMLVVDGISLAARGILCLILMLIIPMSYEYLETRQIHRGEYYPLLVLSALGMTIMASTDNLLMVFVGVEIFSLALYVLTAFAKRDLNSQEAAIKYFILGSTASAVMLYGMALLYGLTGTTVISALGQSLAPLTTPNGALTGAIILTLVGLAFKVGLVPFHFWMPDVYQGAPTPVTAFMAAGTKVAAFVAFMRLFAVGLAPLQWTWMPIVFLLGCATMVIGAVGAITTKDVKRILGWSAITHAGYLTLALLATDFSGTGARNGVSGLMIYLFGYGLAVIGAFGCVSFLERRMMGSPQLADLSGTGRRNAGVGAMLSICLISLAGIPGTVGFIAKLSVFMPAFQAGQYWAVGVALTASVIASVFYLGIIAKIWMGEETAKTAELPDMMMAPGTLLGTGMSTMAVLVFGLLPAILILLGNQAASVLGG, encoded by the coding sequence ATGTCGTGGCCTACAGTTGTTGCCTTTGGGCAAGCACAAACCCCTGAAGGGTTCACCATTGATCCGTCTCTGCTTCAAGGCCTAGGGGCGACGGGTGGAACCCCAACGATTCCTTGGCAGTCCATCAGTGTTGAGTTAGTTCTCTTTGCCGCAGCCCTCATAGCCTTAGCGCTGGATGCAGCAAAACATCAACGCAAAGGAATGAGTTTTACGATTCTGCTCATTTCAATCACGCTCTCTGTGATGGGGATTCTGTTCTCCACGCCCAGCAATTCCACCCTTATTTTGGGTGGTGCAGTCGGGTTACTGGGGATCGTCCAATTTGTGTTGGCGATGACCTTGTCCGCTCGTCCGCGCCTAATGGTGAGCCTCATTACCTGGCTTGGTGCCACAATTGGACTGGCAATGACCATCAACTTGTGGATCAATGACCCCAAGTCATTAAGCGTTATTGATGTGACGACTGGTTCAACTGGTTCTTCATTGCTTGATGTCAATGCCTATTTGAACGCCATGCTCGTCGTAGATGGGATTAGCTTGGCGGCACGGGGGATACTGTGCCTGATCCTCATGCTCATTATTCCGATGAGTTACGAATATCTTGAAACGCGCCAGATTCATCGTGGTGAGTATTACCCCTTACTGGTACTCAGTGCCTTGGGTATGACGATCATGGCCAGTACAGACAATTTGCTGATGGTCTTTGTTGGTGTTGAGATTTTCTCCTTGGCCCTTTATGTCCTGACGGCTTTTGCCAAGCGCGATTTAAATAGCCAAGAAGCCGCAATCAAATACTTCATTCTCGGCTCTACGGCCTCAGCTGTCATGCTGTATGGGATGGCTCTGTTGTACGGGCTTACCGGCACAACAGTTATTTCCGCCCTTGGTCAGAGCCTTGCACCATTAACCACACCCAATGGGGCGCTCACCGGTGCGATTATCCTCACCTTGGTTGGTTTAGCCTTTAAGGTCGGGCTCGTCCCCTTCCACTTCTGGATGCCTGATGTTTATCAGGGTGCCCCCACTCCGGTCACCGCTTTTATGGCTGCGGGCACTAAAGTTGCCGCCTTTGTTGCCTTCATGCGGTTGTTTGCGGTTGGGCTCGCTCCACTCCAGTGGACCTGGATGCCTATCGTGTTCTTGCTTGGCTGTGCCACGATGGTTATTGGTGCTGTCGGTGCAATAACTACCAAGGATGTGAAACGTATTCTTGGCTGGTCTGCGATCACGCATGCGGGCTATTTGACCCTGGCGCTTCTTGCTACGGATTTCAGTGGAACAGGGGCACGCAATGGCGTATCTGGGTTAATGATCTACCTCTTTGGATATGGTCTGGCCGTCATTGGTGCCTTTGGGTGTGTCTCCTTCCTGGAACGCCGAATGATGGGATCACCCCAACTCGCTGACCTATCCGGAACTGGGCGACGGAATGCCGGCGTGGGCGCGATGCTCAGCATTTGTTTAATCAGCCTGGCTGGTATTCCTGGAACCGTTGGGTTTATCGCCAAACTCAGTGTCTTTATGCCTGCCTTTCAAGCCGGCCAATACTGGGCCGTTGGTGTTGCATTGACGGCGAGCGTTATTGCCAGCGTGTTCTACCTTGGCATTATTGCCAAGATTTGGATGGGTGAGGAAACCGCAAAGACTGCTGAACTGCCAGACATGATGATGGCTCCGGGCACCTTGTTAGGAACAGGTATGTCTACGATGGCCGTGCTTGTCTTCGGGCTTTTGCCAGCCATCTTGATTTTGCTGGGCAACCAGGCGGCATCTGTCTTAGGTGGTTAA
- a CDS encoding NADH-quinone oxidoreductase subunit M: MTTIPILTLLIATPALGALLIAFLKSTQHAAIRAIALATSLLTFAEFVYAWFTFQRGVPGLQFVETHAWIPAWNVNYALGADGISLVMVGLITFLVPFLVAYMWHTEHHMRGLAMSLLGMQAPLIGVFLANDLVLFYLFFEVMLIPTWLAIGAFGTEDRVRAAMKFFVYTLVGGFSFLAGIIYIWVNTGSFNIAQLHGAGLPLAVQTPVFWLFFLAFAIKLPLMPFHTWQASAYASAPIPIAVLLAAVMGKVGAYGFIRLNVGLLPQAAEQQATLAGTLAVLGIIIGAMIAAAQKDLKRLIAYSSLAHLGFIALGIFAATNVSVAGAIIQMVNHGITTAALLMLVGWLVLHSGTNRIDDHGGIFSKAPVLGGIFLYTVMASIAVPGLNGFPGEFSIMVGSYGVLPRLTAVAATGVILAAVYFLWAYQRAFFGPVRGASEHMGDLTGPQRYLVYPLVILMLIFGLYPAPLFDVVNPAVDHLLGATAPAATQMAPEQPTEGN, from the coding sequence ATGACAACGATCCCAATTTTGACCCTACTTATCGCAACACCTGCCCTTGGTGCCCTGCTCATCGCCTTCCTTAAGTCAACACAGCACGCTGCCATTCGAGCGATTGCGTTAGCAACATCTCTATTGACCTTTGCTGAATTCGTCTACGCATGGTTTACGTTCCAGCGTGGTGTTCCTGGCCTTCAATTTGTTGAAACACACGCATGGATTCCTGCCTGGAATGTAAATTATGCATTAGGCGCAGACGGCATCAGTCTTGTTATGGTCGGCCTAATTACCTTCCTTGTGCCCTTCCTGGTGGCTTACATGTGGCATACCGAGCACCATATGCGAGGGTTGGCCATGAGTCTCTTAGGCATGCAGGCACCACTTATTGGTGTATTCCTTGCCAATGATCTTGTTCTGTTCTACTTGTTCTTTGAAGTGATGCTCATTCCCACCTGGTTAGCAATCGGCGCCTTTGGGACTGAGGACCGGGTACGTGCGGCAATGAAGTTCTTTGTCTACACCCTGGTCGGTGGGTTTTCCTTCCTCGCAGGCATCATCTATATCTGGGTCAATACTGGCTCATTTAATATCGCCCAACTCCATGGGGCAGGCCTACCACTTGCCGTTCAAACGCCTGTCTTTTGGCTGTTCTTCCTTGCATTTGCGATCAAGCTCCCCTTAATGCCTTTCCACACCTGGCAGGCTAGCGCCTACGCATCTGCACCTATCCCTATCGCCGTACTTCTCGCGGCCGTAATGGGCAAAGTTGGTGCCTACGGGTTCATTCGCCTCAATGTGGGGTTATTACCTCAAGCTGCTGAACAGCAAGCCACGCTCGCTGGAACGCTGGCTGTGCTCGGCATCATCATCGGGGCAATGATTGCTGCGGCCCAAAAGGATTTGAAGCGGCTCATCGCCTATTCATCCTTGGCCCACCTTGGGTTTATCGCCTTGGGTATTTTTGCCGCAACCAATGTTTCGGTCGCTGGTGCCATTATCCAAATGGTGAACCACGGGATCACCACAGCCGCACTGCTCATGCTCGTCGGCTGGCTCGTGCTTCACTCTGGTACCAATCGCATCGACGATCATGGAGGCATATTTTCCAAAGCACCAGTCCTCGGTGGGATTTTCCTTTACACCGTGATGGCATCCATTGCAGTTCCTGGCCTAAACGGGTTCCCCGGTGAGTTTTCCATCATGGTCGGCTCTTATGGGGTATTACCGAGACTGACCGCGGTGGCAGCAACAGGCGTAATCCTTGCCGCTGTGTACTTCTTGTGGGCATACCAACGTGCATTCTTTGGTCCCGTACGAGGCGCCAGTGAGCATATGGGTGACCTGACTGGCCCACAGCGCTATCTCGTCTACCCCCTAGTAATTCTCATGCTGATCTTCGGGTTGTATCCAGCTCCCCTGTTTGATGTAGTCAATCCGGCGGTAGATCACCTCTTAGGTGCTACCGCACCGGCCGCTACCCAAATGGCTCCCGAACAACCCACGGAGGGTAACTAA
- a CDS encoding DHA2 family efflux MFS transporter permease subunit produces the protein MTSTHPSRWWALAVLAAGLSMIVLDGTIVGVALPAIIRDLHLTLSDAQWLNAIYSVVFAALLMSFGRMADLYGRRNMFIGGVMVFVAGSIWAATAQHGNTMLLARGLQGVGGAMVLPTSLSSVNTMFQGNDRATAFGIWGAVMAGMAAIGPLLGGWLTATLSWRWIFWVNLPIGLLVVIGALLVAPNSKAADAEPGRFDWLGLVLSIVGFGALVFAVIEGPELGWIHPIRELTVGNATWSRSAPVSLAFLALVVGIVGIGVFITWERHRLHQRQRVLLNLALFSIPTFSWGNITAMAVAVGEFALVFVLPLYLIGVLGLSPFIAGWVLAAMALGAFVAGALARHASARFGAARVVLIGLILEVIGVGVLALVLNRSVSPFLVSACLIIYGVGLGFAAAQLTSTVLADIPPTQSGQGSATQSTVRQVGSALGIALSGSALAAGFDRYLTHAFDGMTAIDPSQAQALIDATRSSVGSNLAGLRADVANGLLGAQGNDIVNALATAFTGATRWSLVTAMVFLALGMVGAVRVVRAAHPTTPATG, from the coding sequence ATGACTTCAACACACCCGTCACGATGGTGGGCCTTGGCTGTACTTGCCGCAGGCCTTTCGATGATCGTTCTTGACGGCACGATTGTCGGTGTTGCCTTGCCAGCCATCATCCGTGACTTACACCTCACCCTCTCAGATGCCCAATGGCTTAATGCCATTTATTCGGTTGTTTTTGCAGCTTTGCTCATGAGTTTTGGGCGCATGGCTGACCTATACGGTCGTAGGAACATGTTTATAGGAGGGGTTATGGTCTTCGTTGCCGGCTCCATCTGGGCTGCAACGGCACAACACGGAAACACGATGTTGCTTGCGCGGGGCTTACAAGGTGTTGGTGGGGCAATGGTCCTTCCCACCAGCCTGTCAAGTGTGAATACGATGTTCCAAGGCAACGACCGCGCAACGGCCTTCGGTATTTGGGGGGCGGTCATGGCAGGTATGGCTGCTATCGGGCCACTTCTTGGTGGCTGGTTAACAGCCACCCTCTCCTGGCGTTGGATTTTTTGGGTTAACCTCCCTATCGGTCTCCTTGTCGTGATCGGGGCACTACTCGTGGCCCCCAACAGCAAGGCTGCTGATGCTGAACCAGGACGATTCGACTGGCTCGGACTTGTGCTCAGCATTGTCGGATTTGGTGCACTTGTCTTTGCCGTCATCGAAGGCCCTGAGTTGGGGTGGATTCACCCGATCCGTGAACTCACCGTGGGGAATGCAACTTGGTCACGCAGCGCACCAGTCTCGCTCGCATTTCTCGCCCTCGTAGTTGGGATTGTTGGCATCGGGGTGTTTATCACCTGGGAACGTCATCGCCTCCACCAACGGCAACGGGTGCTCTTGAACCTTGCCCTCTTCTCCATTCCCACATTCAGTTGGGGCAACATCACTGCGATGGCTGTAGCTGTTGGTGAGTTTGCGTTGGTCTTTGTATTACCCCTCTACCTGATTGGGGTGCTCGGGCTCAGCCCGTTTATAGCCGGATGGGTGTTAGCTGCGATGGCGCTCGGTGCGTTTGTCGCTGGGGCACTGGCACGTCATGCCTCTGCACGGTTCGGTGCCGCTCGAGTGGTACTCATTGGGTTGATTCTTGAAGTAATTGGGGTAGGGGTTCTCGCACTCGTTCTCAACCGAAGCGTTAGCCCGTTTCTTGTAAGTGCCTGCCTCATTATCTACGGAGTAGGCCTCGGCTTTGCAGCAGCACAACTCACATCGACGGTTCTCGCCGATATTCCTCCCACTCAATCTGGCCAAGGTTCTGCAACACAATCCACAGTACGCCAAGTGGGGTCAGCCCTCGGCATCGCACTCAGTGGATCGGCGTTGGCGGCTGGCTTTGACCGATATCTCACCCATGCCTTCGACGGAATGACCGCTATCGACCCCAGTCAAGCACAAGCACTGATCGATGCGACTCGATCATCGGTCGGCAGTAACCTCGCTGGGCTACGGGCAGATGTTGCCAATGGTCTCCTCGGCGCACAAGGCAACGACATTGTGAATGCACTTGCTACCGCATTTACGGGTGCTACGCGCTGGTCCCTAGTAACCGCTATGGTCTTTCTTGCTTTGGGTATGGTCGGAGCCGTACGCGTTGTGCGTGCTGCTCATCCCACTACACCAGCCACGGGGTGA
- a CDS encoding polyprenyl synthetase family protein codes for MTSPLIAEAKQYGLDLTDALRAVEARLEASFADDESLVTLVTGHLNHAGGKRFRPVVSLLSSMVGGMEPTHPDAIDGAVLVELTHQSTLYHDDVMDNAPTRRNQPSAHEQWSNTVAILAGDWLLARASLMASTLDARVVPELARCVASLARGQIREVVTSAHANTHQLPALTPSVERYLSAIEGKTASLVASSAAIGGMVSGLDDEAVACLRQFGYHTGMAFQIADDVIDITADTEVSGKTPGTDLREGVRTLPVLFAIQTDGLDSDLARWVDDPTQEHVALAVDYLRAHPAIEQARALAFDHIDRAGVALGSLVGGREDIIDALMAMAAKAVDRIA; via the coding sequence ATGACCAGCCCCCTGATTGCCGAAGCCAAACAGTATGGACTTGACCTCACCGACGCCTTGCGTGCCGTTGAAGCCCGCCTTGAAGCATCGTTTGCTGATGATGAGAGCCTCGTCACCCTTGTAACCGGTCACTTAAATCATGCAGGTGGCAAACGGTTTCGTCCCGTCGTGTCTCTATTATCGTCAATGGTCGGTGGTATGGAACCCACCCATCCAGATGCGATTGATGGTGCGGTACTTGTTGAGTTAACCCATCAGAGCACCTTGTATCACGATGATGTTATGGATAATGCGCCCACCCGACGCAACCAGCCATCTGCACACGAACAGTGGTCGAACACCGTTGCGATTTTGGCTGGTGACTGGTTGCTTGCGCGTGCTTCGCTGATGGCAAGCACATTAGATGCTCGTGTCGTACCAGAATTGGCTCGATGTGTGGCCAGTTTGGCGCGTGGACAAATTCGAGAAGTAGTGACGAGTGCACACGCAAATACACATCAACTCCCTGCGCTTACCCCATCCGTTGAGCGGTACCTTTCAGCTATTGAGGGGAAAACAGCCAGTCTTGTTGCCTCAAGTGCCGCCATTGGGGGCATGGTTAGTGGTCTTGATGATGAGGCTGTCGCATGTTTACGTCAATTCGGCTATCACACGGGAATGGCCTTTCAAATCGCAGATGACGTGATTGATATTACGGCGGATACCGAGGTTAGTGGCAAAACGCCTGGTACTGACCTTCGGGAAGGCGTGCGTACCCTTCCGGTCTTGTTTGCGATACAAACTGATGGGCTAGATAGCGATCTTGCCCGCTGGGTTGATGATCCAACGCAAGAGCATGTGGCGCTCGCGGTTGACTATCTACGAGCCCACCCGGCTATTGAACAGGCGCGGGCGTTAGCCTTTGACCATATTGATCGAGCTGGTGTGGCCTTGGGTTCACTCGTTGGAGGACGCGAAGACATTATCGATGCCCTCATGGCTATGGCCGCCAAAGCCGTTGACCGCATTGCGTGA
- the argF gene encoding ornithine carbamoyltransferase, with product MPQNLTGRHFLTLFHFSPREVAYLLTLATDLKKAKRMGNETQRLVGKNIALLFEKDSTRTRCAFEVAAADQGAHTTYLGPTGSQMGTKESIADTARVLGRMYDAIEYRGYGQSVVEELAAYARVPVYNGLTNEFHPTQMLADALTMQEHGVRDWQTTTLVYLGDGHNNVAHSLLVLGATLGMDIRVVAPDGLQPHPSVLKGVRERATHTGARVTVTSDVQTGVRGADFLYTDVWVSMGEDPAIWDNRIEALLPYQMNSDLLAATENPSVKVLHCLPAFHDTSTSIGKEIAQRYPSLADGMEITHDVFEANADVIFDQAENRMHTIKAIMVATLA from the coding sequence ATGCCCCAGAATCTCACCGGACGCCATTTCTTAACCCTCTTTCACTTCTCCCCGCGAGAAGTGGCCTACCTCCTCACCCTGGCCACTGACCTCAAGAAAGCAAAACGGATGGGAAATGAGACCCAGCGGCTAGTAGGCAAAAATATCGCCTTACTCTTTGAAAAGGATTCCACGCGCACTCGGTGTGCCTTTGAAGTGGCAGCGGCCGACCAGGGGGCGCACACGACCTACCTGGGGCCAACCGGTAGTCAGATGGGCACCAAAGAGTCCATTGCTGATACGGCGCGTGTACTTGGTCGGATGTATGACGCCATCGAGTACCGTGGGTATGGTCAATCGGTTGTTGAGGAATTAGCCGCCTATGCGAGAGTTCCTGTATATAACGGGTTGACCAACGAGTTTCACCCAACTCAGATGCTGGCCGATGCCCTAACCATGCAAGAACACGGGGTGCGCGATTGGCAGACCACCACACTGGTGTATCTCGGTGATGGACACAATAATGTGGCACATTCACTCCTCGTACTGGGCGCCACACTCGGTATGGATATTCGGGTTGTTGCTCCAGATGGTTTGCAGCCCCACCCAAGTGTCCTTAAAGGTGTTCGTGAACGGGCCACCCATACAGGTGCCCGTGTAACCGTAACAAGTGATGTACAGACGGGGGTACGAGGCGCTGATTTTTTGTACACCGACGTGTGGGTTTCTATGGGTGAAGACCCAGCAATATGGGATAATCGGATTGAAGCGCTCCTGCCTTATCAAATGAATAGCGACCTTCTGGCCGCTACGGAGAATCCGTCAGTGAAGGTACTGCACTGCTTACCGGCATTTCATGATACGAGCACCAGTATCGGCAAAGAGATTGCACAGCGGTACCCATCCCTCGCTGATGGAATGGAAATCACCCACGACGTATTTGAAGCCAATGCCGATGTGATATTTGACCAAGCAGAGAATCGAATGCACACGATTAAGGCAATCATGGTCGCCACACTGGCTTAA
- the nuoL gene encoding NADH-quinone oxidoreductase subunit L yields the protein MNVIQPPPGSMAALIWLLPVLCVASSAVLVLGNRRLGVVGPLLGTATSLTTALMATVAFLQVQLAGEGAPALLAPVATWIVAGPFTVQWATLIDPLSAALLMLVTWVGLLVHVYSLGYMHHDENIVRFFGYLNLFIGSMAILVMGASLPVLFVGWELVGLCSFLLIGFWHDNPVYAAAAKKAFVINRIGDAAFLIAMFLLFQRVGTLDIPTLITAAPDVDPGVLYTACVLLFFGATAKSAQIPLFLWLPDAMAGPTPVSALIHAATMVTAGVYLIARLSIPFALSGVLPIVMWIGALTALMAAIVACFTNEYKQILAWSTISQLGYMMIGAGAGNHTASTFHLLTHGFFKAALFLAAGSVMHAMANSTDIRRMGGLAKQMPITAVVSGAGVLAIAGFPLTSGFFSKEEVLASAADLGGAGLAVWGIGIFTALLTAFYMTRWFVLIFMGEPRWEAGAHPHESPLSMTLPMLLLAVGSLVGGLLNATGWLEHWLAHTIAPYEGHAHVIDHTIQMGTAVAVGLLGIALGYMLNRNPVASKLTVAGGMYGDMARNAFWYDAAYERFTSDVAKPFAIFLSFVDRFFVDGLVEGSGTVTKAASDSVRNLQSGQVRTYAGGILVGVLVMAAIVGLTLLGA from the coding sequence ATGAACGTGATTCAACCCCCTCCTGGCTCCATGGCTGCATTGATCTGGCTCCTGCCGGTCTTGTGTGTAGCGAGTTCAGCAGTCCTCGTATTAGGAAATCGTCGTCTTGGCGTTGTCGGCCCATTGCTTGGAACTGCCACAAGTCTGACCACTGCGCTCATGGCGACAGTTGCTTTCCTCCAAGTACAGCTTGCTGGTGAAGGTGCCCCCGCCCTCTTAGCGCCCGTTGCGACCTGGATTGTGGCTGGCCCCTTTACCGTGCAGTGGGCAACCCTCATCGACCCGCTCAGTGCCGCACTCCTTATGCTCGTCACCTGGGTTGGTCTCTTAGTCCATGTGTACAGCTTGGGCTATATGCACCACGACGAGAACATCGTCCGGTTCTTTGGCTACCTCAATTTGTTCATCGGTTCGATGGCCATCCTTGTCATGGGTGCCAGCCTGCCCGTACTCTTTGTGGGATGGGAACTGGTCGGATTGTGCTCGTTCCTTCTTATTGGGTTCTGGCACGATAATCCGGTATATGCCGCGGCAGCTAAGAAAGCCTTCGTCATCAACCGTATCGGTGATGCTGCGTTCTTAATTGCCATGTTCTTACTCTTCCAGCGTGTTGGCACATTAGATATTCCAACACTGATCACGGCAGCACCCGACGTTGATCCAGGGGTCTTATACACCGCCTGCGTATTGCTCTTTTTTGGTGCAACCGCTAAAAGTGCCCAGATCCCCTTATTCCTCTGGTTGCCCGATGCGATGGCTGGCCCCACACCGGTTTCTGCGCTTATCCACGCCGCCACCATGGTCACGGCGGGTGTCTACCTTATAGCCCGACTGAGCATCCCATTTGCGCTGAGTGGGGTATTACCAATTGTCATGTGGATCGGTGCCTTGACGGCACTCATGGCCGCAATCGTTGCGTGCTTCACAAACGAATACAAACAAATCCTCGCGTGGTCGACGATTTCACAACTGGGGTACATGATGATCGGTGCCGGTGCTGGAAACCACACCGCGTCAACCTTCCATCTCCTTACCCACGGTTTTTTCAAGGCTGCACTGTTCTTAGCTGCAGGTTCAGTCATGCATGCGATGGCTAACTCCACCGACATTCGTCGCATGGGTGGACTGGCCAAACAAATGCCAATCACCGCCGTCGTCTCTGGTGCTGGTGTGCTTGCGATTGCTGGCTTCCCCTTGACAAGCGGATTCTTCTCCAAAGAAGAAGTGCTTGCATCGGCCGCCGATCTCGGCGGGGCAGGCCTCGCAGTATGGGGTATCGGTATTTTCACGGCATTACTCACCGCGTTCTATATGACACGGTGGTTTGTGCTTATCTTCATGGGAGAACCACGCTGGGAAGCTGGCGCGCATCCACACGAAAGCCCGCTATCAATGACCCTCCCCATGTTGCTCCTTGCGGTTGGCTCACTCGTTGGTGGGTTGTTAAATGCGACCGGGTGGCTAGAACATTGGCTGGCGCACACGATTGCACCCTATGAAGGTCATGCCCATGTGATTGATCACACCATACAGATGGGTACCGCAGTTGCGGTTGGTCTCCTCGGTATTGCCCTTGGCTACATGCTCAACCGCAACCCGGTGGCGTCCAAACTCACGGTCGCTGGTGGCATGTACGGGGATATGGCTCGTAACGCCTTCTGGTATGACGCAGCCTATGAACGATTTACTTCTGATGTAGCAAAACCATTTGCTATCTTCCTATCATTCGTCGACCGCTTCTTCGTTGACGGTCTTGTTGAAGGGTCAGGCACCGTAACCAAAGCGGCTAGCGATTCAGTACGCAACCTCCAGTCCGGCCAGGTTCGTACCTACGCTGGCGGGATTCTGGTTGGTGTTCTTGTGATGGCAGCCATCGTCGGCCTGACCTTGTTGGGAGCATAG
- a CDS encoding class I SAM-dependent methyltransferase, whose product MPNLLERLRRAQSFQTGAEQFDRYRPGYPAEAIDLIIPEGAQRVLELGAGTGLLTQDLVKRVPEVVVVDPSEAMLAILARRAPEAEQIHGTAEFIRLPDNDVDVVVTATAWHWMDPVTTSAEVARVLKPGGQFAIIWNLESAVPGWHQSFAEIQPHSTATPGGMIAHAEFPTTPFGPTVRHFIPWIRRFPTKHLVDLYTTHSAYRVMSPTQKLIRKKALQHVVDTHPDLQQESVDLHMVTEVWITQLPE is encoded by the coding sequence ATGCCTAATTTGCTTGAGCGCTTGCGCCGCGCCCAGTCATTTCAAACCGGAGCAGAACAATTCGATCGGTACCGTCCGGGCTATCCTGCTGAAGCGATCGACCTGATCATTCCCGAGGGTGCGCAACGAGTTCTTGAACTTGGTGCGGGCACTGGCTTGTTGACCCAAGATTTGGTCAAGAGGGTGCCCGAGGTAGTTGTGGTTGACCCGAGTGAAGCCATGCTGGCTATTTTGGCTCGACGAGCTCCTGAAGCTGAACAGATTCACGGAACCGCCGAATTCATCCGGTTACCGGATAACGATGTTGATGTCGTCGTGACCGCAACGGCTTGGCACTGGATGGATCCCGTAACAACAAGTGCTGAAGTTGCTCGTGTTTTGAAACCGGGTGGACAGTTCGCAATTATTTGGAACTTGGAGTCTGCGGTACCAGGTTGGCACCAGTCCTTCGCTGAGATTCAGCCGCACTCAACAGCCACACCTGGTGGGATGATCGCCCATGCTGAATTCCCAACCACCCCGTTTGGGCCAACAGTACGTCACTTCATCCCCTGGATTCGACGGTTTCCCACTAAGCATCTCGTTGATCTCTACACAACTCATTCGGCGTACCGAGTGATGAGTCCAACCCAAAAGCTGATCCGAAAAAAAGCGTTGCAGCATGTGGTCGACACGCACCCAGATTTGCAGCAAGAATCTGTAGATCTGCATATGGTCACGGAAGTTTGGATCACGCAACTCCCTGAATAA
- the nuoK gene encoding NADH-quinone oxidoreductase subunit NuoK gives MISAGIPIGYYLCLSAAMFAIGLFGVMTRKNLIVVFMCIELMLNSANVAFVAFGALHGQVEGQIIAFFVMVVAAAEVTVGLALIVNLFRLRASIDPDDLANLKA, from the coding sequence ATGATTAGCGCAGGCATCCCAATCGGGTACTACCTATGCCTGAGTGCAGCCATGTTCGCCATTGGGTTATTTGGCGTCATGACTCGCAAGAATCTGATTGTTGTCTTTATGTGCATCGAACTGATGCTTAATAGCGCAAACGTGGCCTTTGTGGCCTTCGGCGCGCTCCACGGCCAAGTTGAAGGACAAATTATTGCCTTCTTTGTCATGGTTGTTGCTGCTGCTGAAGTCACAGTCGGGTTGGCCTTGATCGTCAATCTGTTCCGATTGCGTGCCTCCATTGACCCCGACGATTTGGCGAACTTGAAGGCGTAA
- a CDS encoding TetR/AcrR family transcriptional regulator has protein sequence MPKIEAETVKAHRAQMEDKLIDAAQTLLIDQDDRAFTAQAVAQHVGIARNSLYRYVDSIDDLRARVIARWLPTWIDAVDAAVATATNPRDKLLAYIDINLEYAHASSHGKLITIAQSLSPEYRATITSAHEQLAGMVTDWCARLDPDGYVLTAAFIQAILNTGFDQLARGGELSTIRKRCRSAILAIIDDRTNQ, from the coding sequence GTGCCAAAGATTGAAGCTGAAACCGTCAAGGCCCACCGGGCTCAAATGGAAGACAAGCTCATTGACGCAGCCCAAACCTTGCTGATTGATCAAGATGACAGGGCGTTCACGGCACAAGCAGTTGCCCAGCATGTAGGTATCGCACGCAACTCCCTATATCGCTATGTCGATTCGATTGATGACCTTCGTGCACGTGTTATTGCACGATGGCTTCCAACGTGGATTGATGCCGTTGACGCTGCTGTAGCGACCGCAACGAACCCACGAGACAAATTGCTGGCCTATATTGACATCAATCTTGAATACGCACACGCGAGCAGCCATGGCAAATTAATCACCATAGCCCAATCACTCAGTCCGGAGTATCGCGCCACCATCACCTCAGCCCATGAACAACTTGCCGGAATGGTGACTGATTGGTGCGCACGCCTTGACCCCGATGGGTATGTATTAACTGCGGCCTTCATTCAAGCTATTTTGAATACAGGGTTTGACCAACTTGCCCGCGGTGGCGAACTATCTACCATACGAAAGCGGTGCCGTAGTGCGATTTTGGCCATCATCGATGACCGGACCAATCAATAG